One Streptomyces sp. BA2 DNA window includes the following coding sequences:
- a CDS encoding alpha/beta fold hydrolase, whose amino-acid sequence MVIAYLGIAVPPVAHATDVDAIPEAAGLTWERCAEVAAEWDKADKATECAMLTVPLDYAKPQGRKVQLAVSRIKATDPAQRKGTLLINPGGPGVEGLSEPEQLTSSEMGELGKHFDLVGFDIRGTGHSDKPGCPEFDPDNFPHPPPGQAGESEAKHRNDAYAAALKTCALKDPEFSRAMTTTYAAKDMDRIRAALGEEKISYLGNSWGASLGAVYRGLFDEHVDRMVLDSVIAPGQSTDDKGGEAQLAAQEKLYQDFTTWMADRDPTLHLGSTASDVSRKLLALRKELEAKPRGEITAEELNDYLESPRAQWAPAAQALRDIAAGKAPETPTQDTAERTSGNGFGKEMVDGDLEFVLRAVGCNESEGSRDFEVSDKEAQKQTFPVAGYRGGSMAICSGWPFPAQPPKLSAGKSPLQMFGHAYETNTPLPWAKDMHRITGGSLSVINDDVHSSLRDLVEPAKDAVAFLLGGASFERTYEGMPIDDPS is encoded by the coding sequence ATGGTCATCGCGTACCTCGGGATCGCGGTGCCCCCCGTAGCCCACGCCACCGACGTCGATGCGATACCCGAAGCGGCTGGACTTACCTGGGAGCGCTGCGCTGAGGTAGCAGCGGAGTGGGACAAGGCGGATAAGGCCACCGAGTGCGCGATGCTGACGGTGCCGCTCGACTACGCCAAGCCGCAGGGCCGGAAGGTCCAGCTCGCGGTCAGCCGGATCAAGGCCACCGACCCCGCGCAACGAAAAGGAACCCTGCTGATCAATCCCGGCGGACCGGGTGTCGAGGGACTCTCCGAGCCCGAGCAACTGACCTCCAGCGAGATGGGCGAGTTGGGGAAGCACTTCGACCTCGTCGGCTTCGACATCCGGGGTACAGGCCACAGCGACAAGCCGGGATGCCCCGAGTTTGACCCGGATAATTTCCCCCATCCGCCGCCGGGCCAGGCGGGCGAATCCGAGGCAAAACACCGTAATGACGCATACGCTGCAGCGCTGAAGACATGCGCTCTGAAGGACCCCGAGTTCTCTCGGGCCATGACCACGACCTACGCGGCCAAAGACATGGACCGGATCCGTGCCGCCCTGGGCGAAGAGAAGATCAGCTACCTCGGCAACTCGTGGGGCGCGTCGCTGGGCGCTGTGTATCGCGGCCTGTTCGACGAGCATGTCGACCGCATGGTCCTTGACTCCGTCATCGCGCCGGGGCAGTCGACCGACGACAAGGGCGGCGAGGCGCAGCTGGCTGCGCAGGAGAAGCTGTACCAGGACTTCACCACCTGGATGGCTGACCGTGATCCCACTCTTCATCTGGGAAGCACCGCCTCGGACGTGTCCCGCAAGCTGCTGGCCCTTCGGAAAGAACTCGAGGCCAAACCGCGGGGGGAGATCACGGCGGAGGAGCTGAACGACTATCTGGAGTCGCCTCGAGCCCAGTGGGCACCGGCCGCGCAGGCACTGCGCGACATCGCAGCGGGGAAGGCGCCGGAGACACCCACGCAGGATACGGCCGAACGCACGTCAGGGAACGGGTTCGGCAAGGAAATGGTGGACGGCGACCTTGAATTCGTACTCCGGGCAGTCGGCTGCAACGAGTCCGAAGGCTCCCGGGACTTCGAAGTCTCGGATAAGGAAGCACAGAAGCAAACGTTTCCTGTGGCCGGCTACAGAGGCGGAAGCATGGCGATTTGCTCGGGCTGGCCTTTCCCCGCGCAGCCCCCGAAACTGAGTGCAGGCAAGAGTCCGCTGCAAATGTTCGGCCACGCCTATGAGACAAACACGCCCCTGCCGTGGGCCAAGGATATGCATCGCATCACGGGTGGTTCGCTGAGTGTCATCAACGACGACGTCCATTCCTCGCTCCGGGACTTGGTAGAGCCGGCCAAGGATGCCGTTGCGTTCCTCCTGGGCGGCGCCTCGTTCGAACGCACCTATGAAGGCATGCCGATTGACGATCCGTCATGA